From Actinomycetota bacterium, a single genomic window includes:
- a CDS encoding M36 family metallopeptidase, with translation MRRLLLTCVALTLLVAAAPAADSGTDRDVTDVAAQLLAEHGDRLGVDAAAFTLDLVRTSPIGTHVRGRQIRDGVPVAETFAAVHLLDDGTVLVDARATDATGEPARGAVLAADAERAALATLGAAQHVVDVATERTLVERGARLHDTFRVTVLAPRVAARVDVDAATGEVVAIDDTRTFADGTASVFDPNPVVTLQDNSLRESGVDVFGVDTDLNDARLTAALVALPIRDVDVPQTVAGRLVGPWVSVQGPAPLPPTLDLAFTRNDPRFETAMAYAHLDRLQRYFQDLGFTDVNAEPQDVYTLPILGFDNSFYLPVGDLIAFGAGGIDDAEDAEVIVHEYGHAVQHAQVPGWGATHEGGAMGEAFGDWLAAAYYAREVSGGFQDACVADWDAVSYSGANPPCLRRTDTQKVYPGDMTNSSVHADGEIWSRFLWDLREALVSDVEIEEQELTPEEAAALRTDRSITLVLAHHELLSPTATFADAVAALRVAATALGHPEYVPLIDAAAQARGLPLTSG, from the coding sequence ATGAGACGACTTCTCCTTACCTGCGTGGCCCTCACCCTGCTGGTGGCCGCCGCGCCCGCCGCCGACTCAGGCACGGACCGCGATGTCACCGACGTCGCTGCGCAGCTCCTCGCCGAGCACGGTGACCGCCTCGGGGTGGATGCCGCGGCGTTCACGCTCGACCTGGTCCGCACCAGCCCGATCGGCACCCACGTGCGCGGTCGCCAGATCCGTGACGGCGTCCCCGTCGCAGAGACCTTCGCCGCGGTCCACCTGCTGGACGACGGCACGGTGCTGGTCGATGCCCGCGCGACGGACGCGACCGGCGAGCCTGCCCGCGGGGCCGTGCTCGCCGCCGACGCGGAGCGTGCAGCGCTCGCGACGCTCGGTGCGGCGCAGCACGTCGTCGACGTCGCCACCGAGCGGACGTTGGTCGAGCGGGGCGCTCGTCTGCACGACACCTTCCGCGTGACCGTCCTCGCGCCGCGTGTCGCCGCCCGCGTCGACGTCGACGCCGCCACCGGCGAGGTGGTCGCGATCGACGACACGCGGACGTTCGCCGACGGCACCGCGAGCGTGTTCGATCCCAACCCGGTCGTGACGCTGCAGGACAACAGCCTGCGTGAGTCCGGTGTCGATGTGTTCGGCGTCGACACCGACCTCAACGACGCCAGGCTGACGGCCGCACTCGTCGCGCTGCCGATCCGCGACGTCGACGTACCGCAGACGGTGGCGGGACGGCTGGTCGGACCGTGGGTCAGCGTTCAGGGCCCGGCCCCGTTGCCGCCGACCCTCGACCTGGCGTTCACCCGCAACGACCCTCGGTTCGAGACGGCCATGGCGTACGCCCACCTCGATCGGCTCCAGCGCTACTTCCAGGATCTCGGCTTCACCGACGTGAACGCCGAACCGCAGGACGTCTACACCCTGCCGATCCTGGGATTCGACAACAGCTTCTACCTGCCCGTGGGTGACCTCATCGCGTTCGGTGCCGGAGGGATCGACGACGCCGAGGACGCTGAGGTCATCGTGCACGAGTACGGCCACGCCGTGCAGCACGCCCAGGTGCCGGGATGGGGTGCCACCCACGAGGGCGGCGCCATGGGTGAGGCGTTCGGCGACTGGCTCGCTGCCGCCTACTACGCGCGGGAGGTCAGCGGGGGCTTCCAGGACGCCTGCGTCGCTGACTGGGACGCCGTCAGCTACTCGGGCGCGAACCCCCCGTGCCTGCGGCGCACCGATACCCAGAAGGTCTACCCGGGCGACATGACCAACAGCAGCGTCCACGCCGACGGTGAGATCTGGTCGCGCTTCCTGTGGGACCTGCGCGAGGCTCTCGTGTCCGACGTCGAGATCGAGGAGCAGGAGCTCACGCCCGAGGAAGCCGCTGCGCTCCGCACGGACCGGTCGATCACGCTCGTCCTCGCGCACCACGAACTGCTGAGCCCGACGGCGACCTTCGCCGACGCGGTGGCGGCGCTGCGCGTGGCCGCGACCGCCCTCGGGCATCCCGAGTACGTACCGCTCATCGACGCCGCAGCGCAGGCCCGAGGCCTCCCACTCACGTCGGGGTGA
- the pknB gene encoding Stk1 family PASTA domain-containing Ser/Thr kinase, whose product MPDARSPSSSGGTAGATSELLGGRYRIIDKLASGGMATVHRGHDQVLERDVAIKILHPHLADDPAFLDRFRREARAAAALNHPNIVAVYDWGETDETTYLVMELVVGMSLRDVLRMRGRLTAREILSLIGPVATALSAAHDRGMIHRDVKPENVLLAANGTVKLADFGLARAAAESGSTFGSDVIVGSPHYVAPEAVAGAQLDARADVYSLGVVLYEAIVGETPFQGETPTATALQHIANEVPRPSRDIAGVSPALDALVVRATATDPDDRFADGWELAQALGAAVPEGPVAVDLRNGEHHTVVLPTESVITEVPAPRRRRDHESEPGKGKRTADEPDARAPGPSRRQRRKRRKALRPPRRPVVIATRALLIGLLVMLVAGGLWATVIAPFRDVPEVSGGTLDSARAELEAAGFDVRVAPLYVYSADTPADHVLQSEPADRARRGSTVTLTLSAGPRRAEVPQVAGADEATALDVIREAGFEPEVRDAFSETVPVDQVVGTLPPAFTVGREGEPVTVLISRGREPITVPDVFNAPSDDIIERLEALGLEAVVVDEVNHQEVPEGWVVEQNPEPGAVLFRGDQVQLTVSLGPKQFDMPEVRGETEERALEILQGLDLVVEVERVRAFFRPPGVVAEQDPAPGKKVKAGDEVTIFVWD is encoded by the coding sequence GTGCCTGACGCCCGCTCCCCCTCCTCCTCCGGCGGCACCGCCGGCGCGACCAGCGAGCTCCTCGGTGGTCGCTACCGCATCATCGACAAGCTCGCCAGCGGAGGCATGGCGACGGTGCACCGTGGGCACGACCAGGTCCTCGAGCGGGACGTCGCCATCAAGATCCTCCACCCCCATCTCGCGGATGACCCCGCCTTCCTCGACCGGTTCCGGCGGGAGGCGCGAGCCGCGGCTGCCCTGAACCATCCCAACATCGTCGCGGTCTACGACTGGGGCGAGACCGACGAGACCACCTACCTCGTGATGGAGCTGGTGGTGGGGATGAGCCTGCGCGACGTGCTGCGCATGCGCGGGCGGTTGACCGCCCGCGAGATCCTCTCCCTGATCGGCCCCGTCGCCACCGCGCTGTCCGCCGCCCACGACCGCGGCATGATCCACCGGGACGTCAAGCCCGAGAACGTCCTGCTCGCGGCCAACGGTACGGTCAAGCTCGCCGACTTCGGCCTGGCGCGCGCCGCAGCCGAGAGCGGCAGCACGTTCGGCTCCGACGTGATCGTCGGCTCCCCGCACTACGTCGCCCCCGAGGCGGTGGCCGGCGCTCAACTCGATGCGCGCGCCGACGTCTACAGCCTCGGTGTCGTGCTCTACGAGGCCATCGTGGGCGAGACGCCGTTCCAGGGCGAGACCCCTACCGCGACCGCCTTGCAGCACATCGCCAACGAGGTCCCCCGACCGTCGCGCGACATCGCCGGCGTGTCTCCGGCACTCGATGCGCTAGTCGTGCGAGCGACCGCCACCGACCCCGACGATCGTTTCGCCGACGGCTGGGAACTGGCGCAGGCTCTGGGCGCCGCGGTCCCCGAGGGCCCCGTCGCGGTTGACCTGCGCAACGGCGAGCACCACACCGTCGTGCTGCCGACCGAGTCGGTCATCACCGAGGTCCCCGCGCCCCGCCGCCGCCGCGACCACGAGTCTGAGCCGGGCAAGGGAAAGCGGACGGCGGACGAGCCCGACGCCCGAGCGCCCGGCCCGAGCCGACGGCAGCGGCGGAAGCGACGCAAGGCGCTGCGTCCGCCGCGTCGCCCCGTGGTTATCGCCACTCGCGCACTGCTCATCGGACTGCTCGTCATGCTCGTCGCGGGTGGACTGTGGGCGACCGTGATCGCCCCCTTCCGGGACGTCCCGGAGGTGTCCGGTGGCACGCTCGACAGCGCCCGCGCCGAGCTCGAGGCCGCCGGCTTCGACGTCCGCGTCGCGCCGCTCTACGTGTACTCAGCGGATACCCCGGCGGATCACGTCCTGCAGAGCGAACCCGCCGACCGCGCCCGTCGCGGGAGCACGGTCACGTTGACGCTGTCCGCCGGCCCACGGCGCGCCGAGGTGCCCCAGGTCGCGGGCGCTGACGAGGCGACCGCGCTGGACGTGATCCGGGAGGCGGGGTTCGAGCCCGAGGTCCGCGACGCCTTCAGCGAGACGGTGCCCGTGGACCAGGTGGTCGGGACGCTGCCACCGGCGTTCACGGTCGGACGCGAGGGCGAGCCGGTGACGGTGCTGATCAGCCGGGGACGCGAGCCGATCACCGTTCCCGACGTCTTCAACGCCCCGAGTGACGACATCATCGAGCGGCTCGAGGCGCTCGGCCTCGAAGCCGTCGTCGTCGACGAGGTCAACCACCAGGAGGTCCCCGAGGGGTGGGTCGTGGAACAGAACCCGGAACCTGGCGCCGTCCTGTTCCGCGGTGACCAGGTCCAGCTCACGGTCTCGCTGGGGCCCAAGCAGTTCGACATGCCCGAGGTGCGCGGCGAGACCGAGGAGCGCGCGCTCGAGATCCTGCAGGGCCTCGACCTCGTGGTCGAGGTGGAACGGGTCCGCGCGTTCTTCCGACCGCCGGGCGTCGTCGCCGAGCAGGATCCGGCACCGGGCAAGAAGGTGAAGGCGGGCGACGAGGTCACGATCTTCGTCTGGGACTGA
- the thiS gene encoding sulfur carrier protein ThiS, with product MNIVVNGEARDVGDGATVAELVAQLGRDPSRPGVAVAVDEEVVPRRAWERRRLRDGDRVEVVAAVQGGCT from the coding sequence GTGAACATCGTGGTCAACGGTGAAGCTCGGGACGTCGGGGACGGGGCCACGGTCGCCGAGCTCGTGGCCCAGTTGGGTCGGGACCCGTCGCGTCCCGGTGTCGCCGTCGCCGTCGACGAGGAGGTCGTGCCGCGGCGAGCGTGGGAACGGCGCCGGCTACGGGACGGCGACCGCGTGGAGGTCGTCGCGGCCGTCCAGGGAGGCTGCACGTGA
- the thiE gene encoding thiamine phosphate synthase: protein MATDARRDRGDLEEFLDAICDASVDIIQLRDKTATEDELRAASDAFRRVAERRGALFILNDLPGLAVQVGADGVHLGQEDVHPDHARSVVGPDLLIGRSTHDVAQIDATADEDVDYFAVGPVHATPTKAGRPATGLQPLRHADRHASHPWFAIGGLDDETVGPVLDAGARRIVVVRAVCDADDPADACWRLRRALATYHLDT from the coding sequence GTGGCGACCGATGCGCGCCGCGACCGTGGTGACCTCGAGGAGTTCCTCGACGCCATCTGCGACGCCAGCGTGGACATCATCCAGCTGCGCGACAAGACCGCAACGGAGGACGAGCTGCGGGCGGCGTCCGACGCCTTCCGGCGGGTGGCTGAGCGCCGCGGGGCGCTGTTCATCCTCAACGATCTCCCAGGTCTCGCCGTGCAGGTCGGTGCCGATGGCGTGCACCTGGGCCAGGAGGACGTCCACCCCGATCACGCCCGGAGCGTGGTCGGTCCCGATCTGCTGATCGGCCGGTCGACGCACGACGTTGCGCAGATCGACGCGACCGCTGACGAGGACGTCGACTACTTCGCCGTCGGGCCAGTCCACGCGACGCCGACCAAGGCGGGGCGTCCGGCAACCGGCCTGCAGCCCCTGCGGCACGCCGATCGGCACGCGAGCCATCCTTGGTTCGCGATCGGAGGCCTCGACGACGAGACCGTCGGGCCGGTGCTCGACGCCGGGGCGCGCCGCATCGTGGTCGTACGTGCTGTCTGCGACGCTGACGATCCGGCGGACGCCTGCTGGCGGCTGCGTCGAGCGCTCGCCACCTACCACCTGGATACCTAG
- a CDS encoding DUF3105 domain-containing protein, translated as MTGRLTIAALTVTLLSACGNGGQTAADDTSPQPAVSPPPTATATASPTPATGCAGTEFPSLQEGGHLLEGADPPVPYSSTPGTSGWHAGGAPQTGVFGPDEELSEPRIVLALEVGQMVASYDPATLGADEVTELEQLAATEHEGTLTVTPFTARDQGAPLVLNGWGVRQACQEVDADVIASFIEAHLPSAPGHG; from the coding sequence GTGACAGGCCGCCTGACCATCGCGGCGCTGACCGTGACCCTCCTCTCGGCGTGCGGCAACGGAGGACAGACCGCGGCCGACGACACGTCCCCCCAGCCCGCGGTCTCCCCCCCGCCGACCGCCACCGCGACCGCTTCCCCGACGCCGGCGACCGGCTGCGCGGGAACCGAGTTCCCCAGCCTCCAAGAGGGTGGCCACCTGCTCGAAGGTGCTGACCCGCCGGTCCCGTACAGCTCGACCCCCGGCACCTCGGGCTGGCACGCGGGCGGGGCGCCGCAGACGGGCGTGTTCGGGCCCGACGAGGAGCTGAGCGAGCCCCGCATCGTCCTCGCCCTCGAGGTCGGACAGATGGTCGCGAGCTACGACCCGGCGACGCTCGGCGCGGACGAGGTGACGGAGCTCGAACAGCTCGCGGCGACGGAGCACGAGGGCACGCTGACCGTGACCCCCTTCACGGCGCGGGACCAGGGCGCTCCGCTCGTTCTGAACGGGTGGGGCGTGCGTCAGGCCTGCCAGGAGGTGGACGCGGACGTGATCGCGTCGTTCATCGAGGCACACCTACCGAGCGCACCGGGGCACGGCTGA
- the thiO gene encoding glycine oxidase ThiO, with translation MDRGTRTPTFRGTDVAVVGAGVIGLGVAWRLGQRGARVTLIDPTPGRGASWAAAGMLAPVTEVHFGEETLLELNLASQRRWPAFAQELADVADRPSGYRESGTILVARDRDDVAAIDRLTAFQRELGLQVERLTSRELRQLEPFLAPTVVGGSYVPGDHQVDNRALIEALIVACERTGVVFEHHMAVGIAHRGECATGVRLLDGRLIAADVTVLAAGHASASLEGLPPAWLPVRAVKGQLLHLSGPEGLAPSARSIRSLDVYVVARGDGRLVVGATMEERGDDTSVTAGAVLDLLRYAYELLPGLAELEFSEATAGLRPGTPDNAPLLGRGHLDGLIVATGHFRNGILLGPVTADSIAELVATGSVPDVIAPFDPHRFVREEVAG, from the coding sequence GTGGATCGTGGCACCAGGACACCCACCTTCAGGGGTACCGACGTTGCGGTCGTCGGGGCGGGGGTCATCGGACTCGGCGTCGCGTGGCGGCTCGGGCAGCGCGGTGCCCGGGTCACCTTGATCGATCCCACGCCGGGGCGTGGCGCCTCCTGGGCTGCGGCGGGGATGTTGGCGCCCGTCACGGAGGTGCACTTCGGCGAGGAGACCTTGCTCGAGCTGAACCTGGCCTCGCAACGGCGCTGGCCAGCCTTCGCCCAGGAGCTGGCAGACGTCGCCGATCGCCCGTCGGGCTACCGCGAGTCGGGGACCATCCTCGTGGCTCGCGATCGCGATGACGTCGCGGCGATCGACCGCCTCACGGCCTTCCAGCGCGAGCTGGGTCTGCAGGTCGAGCGGCTCACCTCCCGCGAGCTGCGGCAGCTCGAGCCGTTCCTCGCCCCGACCGTGGTCGGCGGTTCCTACGTGCCTGGCGACCACCAGGTGGACAACCGTGCACTCATCGAGGCGCTGATCGTCGCGTGCGAACGCACCGGTGTCGTCTTCGAGCACCACATGGCGGTCGGGATCGCACACCGCGGTGAGTGTGCCACCGGCGTCAGGTTGCTGGACGGCCGCCTGATCGCGGCCGACGTGACCGTGCTCGCCGCCGGGCACGCCAGCGCGTCGCTCGAGGGTCTGCCGCCGGCCTGGCTGCCTGTGCGGGCGGTGAAGGGACAGCTGTTGCACCTCTCCGGCCCGGAGGGCCTCGCGCCCTCCGCGCGCAGCATCCGCAGCCTCGATGTCTACGTCGTCGCTCGCGGTGACGGTCGTCTGGTCGTCGGGGCGACGATGGAGGAACGTGGCGACGACACGTCGGTTACCGCCGGAGCGGTGCTCGACCTGCTGAGGTACGCCTACGAGCTGCTACCTGGCCTGGCCGAGCTGGAGTTCTCCGAGGCGACGGCGGGCTTGCGGCCGGGAACGCCCGACAACGCCCCGTTGCTCGGCCGCGGCCACCTTGACGGCCTGATCGTGGCGACCGGCCACTTCCGCAACGGGATCCTGCTCGGCCCCGTGACCGCGGACAGCATCGCCGAGCTCGTCGCGACCGGCTCCGTGCCCGACGTCATCGCTCCTTTCGACCCCCACCGCTTCGTCCGTGAGGAGGTGGCGGGGTGA
- a CDS encoding twin-arginine translocation signal domain-containing protein encodes MPTPRLTRRRFLVGASATAILAACGGDDDPPGDAGTVAPTTTSQNDITQQVAAAAGVDAPLDYTPLVASFEILTGSGRRFQFGLLDETQTPLAGAQVEVFLVDDAEQSIVQGPVTPTYHDEGLGQRGIYVFESEFTAPGTHYLVVRTTDGSHGGVVPLTVVTPETSPILQVGTAFPSVATPTEEQPGDLEELCTRDPDCGMHGVSLDQALAEGSPVVITIATPKYCQTAICGPVVDVVLAARDAVARDDVVFLHHEVFVDAGNTPTDLVTELQLPTEPWTFVIASDGTIIDKFDGPVATDLLVASVEANL; translated from the coding sequence ATGCCCACGCCCCGGTTGACCCGACGCCGCTTCCTCGTAGGTGCGAGCGCCACCGCCATCCTCGCCGCGTGTGGCGGGGACGACGACCCGCCTGGCGACGCGGGCACGGTAGCTCCGACGACGACCTCGCAGAACGACATCACCCAGCAGGTCGCTGCCGCCGCGGGCGTCGATGCTCCGCTGGACTACACCCCGCTGGTCGCGAGCTTCGAGATCCTGACCGGCAGCGGACGGCGCTTCCAGTTCGGCTTGCTCGACGAGACCCAGACTCCGCTGGCCGGGGCACAGGTCGAGGTGTTCCTGGTCGACGACGCCGAGCAGAGCATCGTGCAGGGGCCCGTCACGCCGACGTACCACGACGAGGGACTCGGCCAGCGGGGGATCTACGTCTTCGAGAGCGAGTTCACCGCACCGGGCACCCACTACCTGGTCGTGCGGACCACGGACGGCAGCCACGGAGGCGTGGTGCCTCTGACCGTCGTGACGCCCGAGACCTCCCCCATCCTGCAGGTCGGCACCGCGTTCCCATCGGTCGCGACCCCGACCGAGGAGCAACCCGGTGACCTGGAGGAGCTGTGCACGCGCGATCCTGACTGCGGCATGCACGGCGTGTCGCTGGACCAAGCGCTCGCCGAAGGCTCGCCGGTGGTCATCACGATCGCCACGCCCAAGTACTGCCAGACCGCCATCTGCGGTCCGGTGGTCGACGTCGTGCTCGCGGCGCGGGACGCCGTGGCGCGCGACGACGTGGTGTTCCTCCACCACGAGGTCTTCGTCGACGCCGGCAACACGCCGACGGACCTGGTCACCGAGCTGCAGCTGCCGACCGAGCCCTGGACGTTCGTGATCGCCAGCGACGGCACGATCATCGACAAGTTCGACGGGCCGGTGGCGACGGACCTGCTCGTCGCCTCGGTCGAGGCCAACCTGTGA
- a CDS encoding thiazole synthase → MDQPLRIADRTFASRLILGTGGAPSHDALEAAIKASGTELVTVALRRLDPEAEGSVLDVIERCGCTVLPNTAGCYTARDAVLTARMAREAFRTDLIKLEVIGDDRTLFPDAVELLDAAEQLVDDGFTVLPYTNDDPILAARLERVGCAAVMPLGSPIGSGAGIRNPYNLRIIVEHAQVPVVLDAGVGTASDAAQAMELGCDAVLLASAVTRARDPALMAAAMRQAVEAGRAARLAGRIPKRLYADESTPSAGIPEFPGAS, encoded by the coding sequence ATCGACCAGCCGCTACGCATCGCCGACCGCACCTTCGCGAGTCGGCTCATCCTGGGGACCGGCGGGGCGCCGAGCCACGACGCACTCGAGGCGGCCATCAAGGCATCCGGGACCGAGCTCGTGACGGTGGCGCTGCGGCGACTGGACCCGGAGGCCGAGGGGTCGGTGCTCGACGTCATCGAACGCTGTGGCTGCACGGTCCTACCCAACACGGCCGGCTGCTACACGGCACGGGACGCGGTCCTCACGGCACGGATGGCTCGTGAGGCGTTCCGGACCGATCTCATCAAGCTCGAGGTCATCGGTGACGACCGCACGCTGTTCCCGGATGCGGTGGAGCTGCTCGACGCCGCCGAGCAGCTCGTCGACGACGGCTTCACGGTGCTGCCGTACACGAACGACGACCCCATCCTCGCCGCGCGGCTCGAACGGGTCGGGTGCGCCGCCGTGATGCCGCTCGGCTCGCCCATCGGTAGCGGCGCGGGGATACGCAACCCCTACAACCTCCGCATCATCGTCGAGCACGCGCAGGTGCCGGTCGTCCTCGATGCGGGCGTCGGCACCGCCAGCGATGCGGCCCAGGCGATGGAACTGGGTTGCGACGCGGTCCTGCTGGCCTCGGCTGTCACCCGGGCCCGCGATCCGGCGCTCATGGCGGCAGCGATGCGGCAGGCGGTCGAGGCTGGACGCGCCGCTCGACTCGCTGGCCGCATCCCGAAGCGCTTGTACGCTGACGAGAGCACCCCGTCGGCGGGCATCCCCGAGTTCCCCGGAGCATCGTGA